One genomic window of Deltaproteobacteria bacterium HGW-Deltaproteobacteria-6 includes the following:
- the clpP gene encoding ATP-dependent Clp endopeptidase, proteolytic subunit ClpP, protein MNLIPMVVEQDGRGERAFDIYSRLLKDRIIFLGTAIDDNVANVVVAQMLYLEAEDPDKEIFFYLNSPGGSVSSGMAIYDTMQYIKPQINTVCMGQSASMAAILLAAGEKGKRFALPHSRILIHQPLGGFQGQATDIDIQAREILRLKDELNKILSELTGQPLEKIMNDTERDYFMTSQQAKEYGLIDEIVVRKPAITGVNKGEVK, encoded by the coding sequence TGAAAGAGCATTCGACATCTATTCCCGTCTTTTAAAGGACAGAATCATATTTCTGGGAACTGCCATTGATGATAACGTGGCAAATGTGGTCGTCGCACAAATGCTTTATCTGGAAGCCGAGGATCCGGATAAAGAAATATTTTTCTACCTGAATTCTCCCGGTGGCAGCGTCAGCTCGGGCATGGCGATATATGATACGATGCAGTATATTAAACCTCAGATTAACACGGTATGCATGGGGCAATCGGCCAGTATGGCGGCAATACTTCTGGCGGCCGGTGAGAAAGGGAAAAGGTTTGCATTGCCGCATTCGCGAATATTAATCCATCAGCCTTTAGGTGGATTTCAGGGGCAAGCTACGGATATTGACATTCAGGCCAGGGAAATTTTAAGATTAAAAGACGAATTAAATAAAATTCTTTCTGAGTTAACAGGTCAGCCACTGGAGAAAATCATGAATGATACGGAGCGTGATTACTTCATGACCAGTCAGCAGGCTAAAGAATATGGTTTGATTGACGAAATAGTAGTTAGAAAACCGGCAATAACCGGAGTGAATAAAGGAGAAGTTAAGTGA